A single region of the Gossypium arboreum isolate Shixiya-1 chromosome 12, ASM2569848v2, whole genome shotgun sequence genome encodes:
- the LOC108478552 gene encoding derlin-1.1-like, whose translation MSTPAQYYQSLPPVSKFYGVACLMTTSAFYLALYDPWNIALSYQEVFKRFQVWRLITNFFFLGPFSPFFAIRLIMIARYGVLLERVPFDKRTADYVWMLMFGALSLLVMAAIPFLWTPFMAGSLVFMIVYVWSREFPNAQISIYGVVTLKGFYLPWALLALDLIFGASLMEDIIGMVAGHLYYFLTVFHRLAGGKYVLKTPLWVHKLVAYWGEGIQINSPVQRDPSAGVAFRGRSYRLDGNRARTTTAPSEQNQTDNSARQPNSGEGVAFRGKSYRLSGH comes from the exons ATGTCTACACCAGCACA ATATTATCAATCGTTGCCGCCTGTGAGCAAGTTCTATGGAGTGGCCTGTTTGATGACCACCTCCGCCTTCTATCTTGCCCTTTATGATCCCTGGAACATAGCTCTCTCTTACCAAGAAGTATTTAAACGTTTCCAG GTTTGGAGGCTCATCACCAACTTCTTCTTCCTTGGGCCATTTTCACCCTTTTTCGCCATCCGTCTTATAATGAT AGCAAGATATGGTGTGTTACTAGAGAGAGTGCCTTTTGACAAGAGAACAGCAGACTATGTCTGGATGCTGATGTTTGGAGCACTGTCACTTTTG GTGATGGCTGCTATTCCATTTCTATGGACACCTTTCATGGCCGGTTCACTGGTTTTCATGATCGTCTATGTTTGGAGCCGTGAGTTCCCAAATGCACAAATTAGCATCTATGGTGTAGTAACATTGAAG GGATTTTATCTACCATGGGCATTGCTAGCTTTGGATCTAATATTTGGGGCTTCTTTAATGGAAGATATAATAGGGATGGTTGCAGGGCATCTTTATTACTTTCTAACAGTATTTCATCGTCTTGCTGGTGGCAAATACGTTCTCAAGACCCCTCTTTGGGT ACACAAACTAGTAGCGTACTGGGGGGAGGGAATCCAAATTAATTCTCCAGTGCAGCGTGACCCTTCTGCCGGAGTTGCTTTCCGAGGAAGAAGCTACCGACTCGATGGTAATCGAGCCAGAACAACTACGGCGCCGTCAGAGCAGAACCAGACCGATAATTCAGCAAGGCAGCCTAATTCAGGCGAGGGCGTTGCATTTCGGGGGAAAAGTTACCGGCTTAGTGGTCATTAA
- the LOC108479320 gene encoding putative kinase-like protein TMKL1 encodes MMLKLLLSLSSIAFFFILVLVFIFYQKREATNDQLDDIESKGQKHDEEEDDGSEMEDVITFNGGEDLTICDILDAPGEVIGKSNYGTVYKALLQRSNVVRLLRFLRPVCALRGEEFGDVVQMLGCIRHPNLVPLLGFYAGPRGEKLLVQPFYWHGNLAQLIRDGNVESHRWAVIYKISIGMARGLDHLHTGLQKPIVHGNLKSKNVLLDRNYLPYLSDFGIHLLLNPTSGQEILEASAAEGYKAPELIKMRDASPETDIYSLGVIFLELLSGKEPINEKPTPDEDFYLPNFMRNAVLDHRISDLYHPDLLLRNNNDKGNPVTEESFLKFFQLAMTCCSPSPTLRPNSRRVLMMLEEIGK; translated from the exons ATGATGTTAAAACTCCTCCTTTCATTATCTTCAATAGCTTTCTTCTTCATTCTCGTACTTGTCTTCATCTTTTACCAAAAGAGGGAAGCGACAAATGATCAGCTGGATGACATTGAAAGCAAAGGGCAGAAgcatgatgaagaagaagatgatgggTCAGAAATGGAGGACGTCATCACTTTCAACGGTGGAGAAGACCTCACCATATGTGACATTCTCGATGCTCCCGGTGAAGTGATTGGCAAATCCAACTATGGAACCGTGTATAAGGCCTTGTTGCAGAGGAGTAACGTGGTGAGATTGCTTCGGTTCTTGAGGCCTGTGTGTGCCTTGAGAGGTGAAGAATTTGGTGATGTGGTTCAGATGTTGGGGTGCATTAGACATCCCAATTTGGTGCCTCTTTTGGGATTTTATGCTGGGCCTAGAGGAGAGAAGCTTCTTGTTCAACCTTTTTATTGGCATGGCAATTTGGCTCAGTTAATCAGAG ATGGGAATGTGGAATCTCATAGATGGGCAGTGATTTACAAGATTTCCATTGGTATGGCTAGAGGGTTAGATCATCTACATACAGGATTGCAAAAGCCAATAGTCCATGGAAACCTTAAGTCTAAGAACGTACTTTTGGATCGAAATTATCTGCCCTATCTCTCAGATTTCGGCATACACCTACTCTTGAATCCTACCTCTGGTCAAGAAATACTTGAAGCTTCAGCAGCTGAGGGCTATAAAGCTCCTGAGCTCATCAAAATGAGGGATGCAAGTCCGGAGACTGATATTTACAGTCTTGGGGTGATCTTTCTTGAACTACTTTCGGGGAAAGAACCGATAAATGAAAAGCCAACACCTGATGAGGATTTTTATCTGCCAAACTTCATGCGTAATGCAGTTCTTGATCATAGAATCAGCGATCTGTATCATCCAGACCTACTTCTGAGGAACAACAATGATAAGGGAAATCCGGTTACAGAAGAATCCTTTCTTAAATTCTTTCAGCTTGCCATGACTTGTTGTTCTCCTTCTCCTACTCTTAGACCGAATAGCAGACGAGTACTCATGATGCTCGAAGAAATCGGGAAGTAG
- the LOC108479319 gene encoding ceramide kinase: protein MEINGSVYNSGNISQRNVDAEGQTSVLSSNLFLDHVGEVTLTLNSDGLSWKSLYSLDNDGSTCLGIKFLPRMATKMATKLKFSDIYAVEIIDSDVIQESDLPLAAECFMGNESHDSGMNHFMVHTFQKSKSQPCLWSLAVYKFGNKDLQTCQMWVNKINDSLSKEVGRPKNLLVFVHPMSGKGNGRRIWETVAPIFSRAKINTKVIVTQRAGHAFDVMTSATNEELNSYDGVLAVGGDGFFNEILNGFLSSRHKAPFPPIPSDFLDALGNNSNPLVNDPNGADSESHNNIESDPLLSSSAHNESGFSHLRTNDGSHIEDQIENPLPNQRLRLGIIPAGSTDAIVICTTGARDPITSALHIVLGKKLCLDVAQVVKWKTTSTSKIEPRVRYAASFAGYGFYGDVITESEKYRWMGPKRYDYAGTKVFLKHRSYEAEVGYLEVESEKDSSILDGSRMFSRVRSLKRKKSERIICRANCDVCNTKPVYSSTRIPPAISSPEARWLKSKGRFLSVGAAIMSNRNERAPDGLVADAHLSDGFLHLLLIKDCPHALYLWHLTQLARKGGNPLNFDFVEHHKTPAFTFTSIGKESIWNLDGELFQAHKLSAQVFRGLICLFASGPEV from the exons ATGGAAATAAATGGAAGTGTTTATAATTCTGGGAATATATCCCAACGAAATGTCGACGCTGAGGGTCAAACATCCGTTTTGAGTTCGAATTTGTTCTTGGATCACGTTGGAGAGGTTACTCTTACTCTTAATTCAGATGGATTGTCTTGGAAATCGCTTTATTCCTTGGATAAT GATGGATCAACATGTTTGGGAATTAAATTTCTTCCTAGAATGGCAACTAAAATGGCAACGAAGCTAAAATTCTCTGATATCTATGCCGTAGAGATAATAGACAGTGATGTGATTCAAGAATCAGATCTCCCACTTGCTGCAGAGTGTTTCATGGGGAATGAATCTCATGATTCTGgg ATGAACCACTTTATGGTGCATACTTTTCAAAAGTCTAAGTCACAGCCTTGCCTTTGGAGCTTGGCGGTTTACAAATTTGGTAACAAGGACTTGCAGACATGTCAAATGTGGGTGAATAAAATTAATGATTCTCTTAGTAAGGAAGTTGGGAGACCAAAGAATCTTCTG GTATTTGTTCATCCAATGAGTGGGAAAGGGAATGGACGGAGGATCTGGGAAACTGTTGCTCCTATATTCTCACGTGCTAAAATAAACACAAAG GTGATAGTAACACAGAGGGCGGGGCATGCATTTGATGTGATGACATCTGCCACAAATGAAGAGCTGAATTCATATGATGGTGTTCTAGCTGTT GGTGGTGATGGTTTCTTCAATGAAATCCTTAACGGGTTTCTTTCTTCAAGGCATAAAGCTCCTTTCCCTCCTATCCCTTCAGATTTTCTTGATGCTCTGGGGAATAACAGCAACCCCTTAGTTAATGATCCAAATGGAGCAGATTCTGAGAGTCATAACAACATAGAGAGTGATCCTCTTCTCTCAAGTTCGGCTCATAATGAATCAGGATTCTCTCATTTGA GAACTAATGATGGTTCTCACATTGAAG ATCAAATTGAGAATCCACTCCCTAACCAGAGGCTTAGACTTGGAATAATTCCTGCAGGTTCAACAGATGCTATTGTTATATG CACCACTGGTGCTCGAGATCCTATAACGTCTGCACTGCACATTGTCCTGGGTAAAAAGTTGTGCCTTGATGTTGCTCAAGTTGTAAAATGGAAAACTACGTCTACCTCAAAGATTGAACCTCGTGTACGCTATGCGGCTTCTTTTGCTGG GTATGGATTTTATGGAGATGTCATTACAGAGAGTGAAAAATACCGCTGGATGGGCCCCAAACGTTATGATTATGCGGGAACTAAAGTGTTTTTGAAACACAG GTCATACGAAGCAGAAGTAGGATACCTGGAAGTTGAATCAGAAAAAGATAGTTCAATTTTAGATGGAAGTAGGATGTTTAGTAGGGTGCGGAGCTTGAAACGAAAAAAATCTGAAAGAATTATTTGCCGAGCTAATTGCGATGTGTGTAATACAAAGCCAGTTTATTCTTCAACAAGAATCCCGCCTGCAATAAGTTCACCAGAAGCAAGATGGTTGAAATCTAAAGGGCGTTTTCTTAGTGTTGGGGCTGCCATAATGTCTAACCGAAATGAAAGGGCACCTGACGGTTTAGTGGCTGATGCACACCTTTCAGATGGTTTCCTACATCTTTTATTAATTAAAGACTGCCCTCATGCATTATATCTCTG GCATCTTACGCAGCTGGCAAGGAAAGGCGGAAACCCCCTGAATTTCGACTTTGTGGAACATCATAAG ACCCCGGCATTTACATTCACTTCAATCGGCAAAGAGAGCATCTGGAATCTGGATGGTGAGCTTTTTCAAGCACATAAACTTTCAGCGCAAGTATTTCGAGGCCTTATTTGCTTATTCGCATCTGGTCCTGAAGTTTAG
- the LOC108479321 gene encoding probable isoaspartyl peptidase/L-asparaginase 3 isoform X1 produces the protein MAPTNLIIAPLFLLTLFSLVRVQEGVEDSGKYPIVVSTWPFLEAVRAAWEAVDKGFNAVDAVVEGCSACEELRCDGTVGPGGSPDENGETTIDALLMNGATMEVGAVASMRYVKDGIKAARLVMQHTKHTMLVGERASIFAISMGLSGPTNLSSSESMEKWTRWKENNCQPNFRKNVVPVGSCGPYQPKDNLGHNKGICSEASSIGTIESRTCLVGPHSHDTISMAVIDKMGHVAVGTSTNGATFKISGRVGDGPIAGSAAYADDEVGACGATGDGDIMMRFLPCYQVVESMRQGMEPELAAKDAISRIARKFPDFMGAVVAINKDGVHAGACHGWTFQYSVRSPDMDDIKVFTVLP, from the exons ATGGCTCCTACAAACCTCATTATCGCACCTCTCTTCCTCCTCACCTTGTTTTCCTTG GTGAGAGTACAAGAAGGGGTTGAGGATTCAGGGAAGTACCCAATAGTGGTGAGCACATGGCCTTTCCTGGAGGCTGTGAGAGCTGCGTGGGAAGCGGTTGATAAAGGGTTCAATGCTGTTGATGCGGTGGTGGAGGGTTGTTCCGCTTGCGAGGAATTGAGGTGTGATGGTACAG TGGGTCCTGGTGGAAGTCCGGACGAGAATGGAGAAACTACAATTGATGCATTGCTTATGAATGGG GCCACAATGGAGGTTGGAGCTGTTGCTTCTATGAGGTATGTGAAGGATGGCATTAAAGCTGCAAGATTAGTCATGCAACATACTAAACACACAATGCTTGTTGGTGAACGAGCATCCATCTTTGCTATTTCAATGGGTCTTTCAGGACCCACAAACCTCAGTTCATCAGAGTCTATGGAAAAATGGACAAGATGGAAAGAAAACAACTGTCAACCTAATTTTCGGAAAAATGTTGTACCTGTTGGTAGCTGTGGCCCTTATCAGCCTAAGGATAACCTGGGGCATAATAAGGGGATTTGTTCTGAAGCCAGTTCGATAGGAACTATTGAATCCAGGACATGTCTTGTTGGTCCTCATAGCCATGACACAATTTCAATGGCTGTTATCGATAAA ATGGGACATGTGGCTGTTGGTACATCAACAAATGGTGCAACCTTTAAGATCTCTGGCCG GGTGGGTGATGGACCTATTGCTGGATCTGCTGCATACGCTGATGATGAGGTTGGTGCTTGTGGTGCGACTGGAGATGGTGACATCATGATGCGCTTCCTTCCATG CTATCAAGTTGTAGAGAGCATGAGACAAGGAATGGAACCAGAGCTTGCGGCCAAGGATGCAATATCACGAATTGCTAGAAAATTTCCTGATTTTATGGGAGCCGTTGTTGCTATCAATAAGGATGGTGTACACGCCGGCGCATGTCACGGGTGGACATTTCAATACTCAGTCAGAAGCCCAGATATGGACGACATAAAGGTTTTCACAGTGCTGCCTTGA
- the LOC108479321 gene encoding probable isoaspartyl peptidase/L-asparaginase 3 isoform X2: MEVGAVASMRYVKDGIKAARLVMQHTKHTMLVGERASIFAISMGLSGPTNLSSSESMEKWTRWKENNCQPNFRKNVVPVGSCGPYQPKDNLGHNKGICSEASSIGTIESRTCLVGPHSHDTISMAVIDKMGHVAVGTSTNGATFKISGRVGDGPIAGSAAYADDEVGACGATGDGDIMMRFLPCYQVVESMRQGMEPELAAKDAISRIARKFPDFMGAVVAINKDGVHAGACHGWTFQYSVRSPDMDDIKVFTVLP; this comes from the exons ATGGAGGTTGGAGCTGTTGCTTCTATGAGGTATGTGAAGGATGGCATTAAAGCTGCAAGATTAGTCATGCAACATACTAAACACACAATGCTTGTTGGTGAACGAGCATCCATCTTTGCTATTTCAATGGGTCTTTCAGGACCCACAAACCTCAGTTCATCAGAGTCTATGGAAAAATGGACAAGATGGAAAGAAAACAACTGTCAACCTAATTTTCGGAAAAATGTTGTACCTGTTGGTAGCTGTGGCCCTTATCAGCCTAAGGATAACCTGGGGCATAATAAGGGGATTTGTTCTGAAGCCAGTTCGATAGGAACTATTGAATCCAGGACATGTCTTGTTGGTCCTCATAGCCATGACACAATTTCAATGGCTGTTATCGATAAA ATGGGACATGTGGCTGTTGGTACATCAACAAATGGTGCAACCTTTAAGATCTCTGGCCG GGTGGGTGATGGACCTATTGCTGGATCTGCTGCATACGCTGATGATGAGGTTGGTGCTTGTGGTGCGACTGGAGATGGTGACATCATGATGCGCTTCCTTCCATG CTATCAAGTTGTAGAGAGCATGAGACAAGGAATGGAACCAGAGCTTGCGGCCAAGGATGCAATATCACGAATTGCTAGAAAATTTCCTGATTTTATGGGAGCCGTTGTTGCTATCAATAAGGATGGTGTACACGCCGGCGCATGTCACGGGTGGACATTTCAATACTCAGTCAGAAGCCCAGATATGGACGACATAAAGGTTTTCACAGTGCTGCCTTGA